A stretch of the Agelaius phoeniceus isolate bAgePho1 chromosome 1, bAgePho1.hap1, whole genome shotgun sequence genome encodes the following:
- the LOC129121795 gene encoding ribosyldihydronicotinamide dehydrogenase [quinone]-like isoform X2, with product MQFEPRATRNDIVGHLHNSEAFNYGVETWEAYKRGGLSKDLVEEQKKVQQADLLIFQFPLFWFNMPAILKGWMDRVLVQGFAYDLSKVYDGGLLQGKLSLFSFTTGGGQEMYSKEGIGGDIRYVLWPMQHGIMHFCGVKVLEPHICYAPENVSEEKRKEMLAAWSQRLKTLWKEEPIDCSPEWYFK from the exons ATGCAGTTTGAGCCCAGAGCAACAAGGAATGACATTGTTG GTCACCTGCACAACTCAGAAGCTTTCAATTATGGTGTGGAAACCTGGGAAGCTTACAAGAGAGGAGGTTTGTCCAAAGACCTGGTTGAAGAGCAGAAGAAAGTGCAGCAAGCAGACCTGCTGATTTTCCAG TTTCCCTTGTTTTGGTTCAACATGCCTGCAATCCTGAAGGGCTGGATGGACAGAGTCTTGGTCCAAGGCTTTGCTTACGATTTGTCAAAGGTTTATGATGGTGGTTTGCTCCAG GGCAAATTATCCCTCTTTTCTTTCACCACGGGAGGAGGCCAAGAGATGTATTCAAAAGAAGGTATCGGTGGTGATATTCGCTATGTCCTGTGGCCCATGCAG CATGGAATCATGCACTTCTGTGGTGTCAAAGTCCTTGAACCTCACATCTGTTATGCTCCAGAGAATGTCTCtgaggagaagaggaaggagatgcTGGCTGCCTGGAGCCAGCGTCTGAAGACTCTTTGGAAGGAAGAGCCCATAGACTGCTCTCCTGAGTGGTATTTCAAGTAG
- the LOC129121795 gene encoding ribosyldihydronicotinamide dehydrogenase [quinone]-like isoform X1, with product MAGKNVLIVYAHQEPKSFNGSLLKIAVEELTKQGCSVTVSDLYAMQFEPRATRNDIVGHLHNSEAFNYGVETWEAYKRGGLSKDLVEEQKKVQQADLLIFQFPLFWFNMPAILKGWMDRVLVQGFAYDLSKVYDGGLLQGKLSLFSFTTGGGQEMYSKEGIGGDIRYVLWPMQHGIMHFCGVKVLEPHICYAPENVSEEKRKEMLAAWSQRLKTLWKEEPIDCSPEWYFK from the exons ATGGCAG GGAAAAACGTCCTGATAGTCTATGCACATCAAGAGCCCAAGTCCTTCAATGGGTCTTTGCTGAAGATTGCTGTGGAAGAGCTGACCAAGCAGGGCTGCAGTGTCACCGTGTCAGATTTATACGCCATGCAGTTTGAGCCCAGAGCAACAAGGAATGACATTGTTG GTCACCTGCACAACTCAGAAGCTTTCAATTATGGTGTGGAAACCTGGGAAGCTTACAAGAGAGGAGGTTTGTCCAAAGACCTGGTTGAAGAGCAGAAGAAAGTGCAGCAAGCAGACCTGCTGATTTTCCAG TTTCCCTTGTTTTGGTTCAACATGCCTGCAATCCTGAAGGGCTGGATGGACAGAGTCTTGGTCCAAGGCTTTGCTTACGATTTGTCAAAGGTTTATGATGGTGGTTTGCTCCAG GGCAAATTATCCCTCTTTTCTTTCACCACGGGAGGAGGCCAAGAGATGTATTCAAAAGAAGGTATCGGTGGTGATATTCGCTATGTCCTGTGGCCCATGCAG CATGGAATCATGCACTTCTGTGGTGTCAAAGTCCTTGAACCTCACATCTGTTATGCTCCAGAGAATGTCTCtgaggagaagaggaaggagatgcTGGCTGCCTGGAGCCAGCGTCTGAAGACTCTTTGGAAGGAAGAGCCCATAGACTGCTCTCCTGAGTGGTATTTCAAGTAG